CTCCAGTCCACCCTGTTTTCGACCGCCTGGCTCAATCAAGACCTCCTGGCGCGCTTTACCGGTGTGCCGATTCAATTCTTTCAGGGGCTGTTGGCCTTTGGGATGGCGGCCGGCATATATGGCTATTTGCCGTGGCGTCAGAAAGAGGAAGAGGCTCAAGATACCCGGTATCGTTCCCGTTACATGTTTACGATGCTGGCCACCCTCTCGGTCATCCTGGGCTTGGGCAGTGTCTTGACCCTTTATCTGGGAGACTGGGCCAATAAACAGCACGATAAGGTCAAAGCCGAGGTTTCGGAATATGCCGCTATTGTGGTAAACCGGTTAAACGCCGAATTCAAGCATCTGGATGATGGCGCCAAAGCCTTGGGCGAAACGAGTTGGTTGGCCTTATCGATTCGCACTAACCGAGAGGTAGATCAAGATCGGGTTAATGGCTTATTGGACCGCTACAAAGAAACTATGGGGGCGTCGGTCTGCTATCTCATGGATACAACAGGAAAAACCATAGCCTCCTCCAACCGCAATGACCACGATAGTTTTTTGGGCCATAACTATGGCTTTCGCCCCTATTTCAAACAGGCTATTAGCGGGTCCTTCGGCCGGTATTTTGCCGTAGGCGTTACTTCCAAGGTGCCGGGGTATTATGTGAGCTGCCCCGTGCGCGCTCCCCGGGGAAAAATCACGCGAGGGGTGGCGGTAATAAAAGTCTCCATGGATAAAATTACTGAGGAACTGAAAGCCGCAGTTCAAAAAGGCAATTCCATAATGGCCCTGGCAGACCCACGCGGCATCGTGTTTCTGGCCACCAATCCGGACATGATTTTTAAAAGTCTCTGGCCGCTGGATCAACAAAACCCTGCTGAATTAAAGGATCAGTACGGCAAAGACCGGTTTGCCCCCATTTTTCCCGCAAAATTTGAGGATGGGGCCCGAGTGGAGCTTCAGGGGGTAAATTATCTGGTATCAAACGCTGGGACCATCCACGCGGGCTGGTCGATCTTTTTTTTCCGTCCCGTCGAGCGCCTCGGCATGTACCGGCTCGGCGGCATTCTGCTGGCTTGTATTTTGGCGCTCCTGGCCCTGGTCAGCCTGAGCAGCAACTTATATCTCAAGGAGTACGCGCTCTCAACGTCGGGCCGCGTCAAGGCCATTTTGGACGCCGCGCCCGAAGCCATTGCCGTTATCGATCCAAACACCTCACAAATTAAGGAATCGAATCAGTTTATGGCCCAGGCCCTGGGCTACACGCCTCAAGAGCTGCTTGCCTTAAGACTGGATGACCTGCTGGACCAGCAGCCTCAAGAAACCCATGACCAGCTTCAAAAAATTGTTCAACAAAATGACGGAACCCAGCAACGCTGGCAGTTCCGCCATAAAGACGGCAACCACCTGGCGCTTGATGTTATAGGGGTGGGGCTGAAACAAAGAGGAAAAAATCAGGCGTTGATCTTCGGCCGGGAGGCGATTCCGCTGCAGCCGGTCAATCCTGGATTCGGGACGCCTGGCCATTTCCTCCTCGAATACAACCCCGAGGCCTTAAGTGCGAGTGGCAAGTTGGACGAGTTTAACAATATTTTGTCATCCCTGATCCTGCAAACGGAAATGGCCCTGGACGAGCAGCCCAATGAAAGCAGTGTGTGCCGCAACTTACAGGAGATGCTCGAATCCGCCCTCCAGGCCAAAAATCTGGTTCGGGAAATAGTTACCCGGCCCCCTAAGGAAATAGCCAAAGTAGCCGCGCTTCGAGGTGAGCATCTCCTGCTGGTGGATGATGAGCCTCAACTTTGCAAGCTGGAAGAAAAATTATTCCGGCGTCTCGGGTACCGTGTCACTGCCTTCACTGACAGTTCTTCAGCCTTGGAAGCCTTCCGAAGAAGTCCCCAGGAGTTTGATCTGGTCATCGCTGACTACAGCCTGCCCCTGATATCTGGTCTGGAGCTGGCCCGTGAACTCCAGCGCCTGCGCCCTGATTTACCCATTATCCTGGCAACCAGCTTTGGCGAAACCGAGAAGATCAACGGAGCCCGGCAAATGGGCATCGAATGTTTGGAGAAACCCGTCCTTGGAGGGGACCTGGACAAGATTGTCCGGCGCTTGTTGAAGAAGCATCGTCAAGCCTGATCGTTAAAGACGGTCCCGTTTTCTTATCGGTCTCTTATGAGTCTGCGGCTCTCTTCATGGGCAAACTTCCAAAGGGAATCGGAGAAGCATTGTTTCATAAAATTCCTGCGTAATCTGAAGTGCTTCTTGGGCTTCTTCAAGTGATGGTT
This window of the Desulfobaccales bacterium genome carries:
- a CDS encoding response regulator, whose amino-acid sequence is MGVATFQDLFKGQMDYIFFFEGLAFFLVLAVCYLFRGDVYQRLHWRWFGGFALAQGMAAWLSLVAINISQPSYLSIISAALLIVSWVCLMEFGRSGLSRVRGRESGLWLLALLLMMTALGGLRGWAGIEFVSHYTLGLIGGLWAAAALFSAGRQLPPQNRGSGQLASLSLGLFAVSTALSPLQSTLFSTAWLNQDLLARFTGVPIQFFQGLLAFGMAAGIYGYLPWRQKEEEAQDTRYRSRYMFTMLATLSVILGLGSVLTLYLGDWANKQHDKVKAEVSEYAAIVVNRLNAEFKHLDDGAKALGETSWLALSIRTNREVDQDRVNGLLDRYKETMGASVCYLMDTTGKTIASSNRNDHDSFLGHNYGFRPYFKQAISGSFGRYFAVGVTSKVPGYYVSCPVRAPRGKITRGVAVIKVSMDKITEELKAAVQKGNSIMALADPRGIVFLATNPDMIFKSLWPLDQQNPAELKDQYGKDRFAPIFPAKFEDGARVELQGVNYLVSNAGTIHAGWSIFFFRPVERLGMYRLGGILLACILALLALVSLSSNLYLKEYALSTSGRVKAILDAAPEAIAVIDPNTSQIKESNQFMAQALGYTPQELLALRLDDLLDQQPQETHDQLQKIVQQNDGTQQRWQFRHKDGNHLALDVIGVGLKQRGKNQALIFGREAIPLQPVNPGFGTPGHFLLEYNPEALSASGKLDEFNNILSSLILQTEMALDEQPNESSVCRNLQEMLESALQAKNLVREIVTRPPKEIAKVAALRGEHLLLVDDEPQLCKLEEKLFRRLGYRVTAFTDSSSALEAFRRSPQEFDLVIADYSLPLISGLELARELQRLRPDLPIILATSFGETEKINGARQMGIECLEKPVLGGDLDKIVRRLLKKHRQA